The DNA segment TAATACCACTTCCCCGTCTTGCTTGGAGACAGGTGGGCCCGCCAAGTCGAGCCCGCCTCAGCAGAGGTGTTAGCTGCATCGCCGTCCGCTGCGAAGTAACCGGGAACCGTGTAGCTAGGGACGCCCGACTCGTGCGTGAAGGTCACGAAAAACGAATAGTCGCGGAAGGTGCGAGGAGACGCGTCGCCCTCCTTCGCGTAGGGACCGTCGAGATCAAGCGTAACCGCATGCCACTGGCTCAACTCGCCGGTGATCGCGACCGATCCGTCTCCGTGCTCTCGAGCGCTGGCTGTGAAGCTGGCTCCCACGGAGCCAAGCAGAAGGGCAAACGCGCAAAGGCGAGGCCCGGCTAAAAATGCTAGGTTTTGTTTCATTGGGTCAAGGGTATCTGATTGGTATTCGCTTGTACGGCGGCGTTCCTTCACGCCGCTCACTGCACAGGTTCGAGACGACATCATAGCGCGAAGGCAACTTGATCCGATATGTTTATTTGCTCAATTAATCTGTGTTTTTACATCAATTGATGCAAAAGCGCTAACGCTGCTCGCGGGCCCTGAAATCGCGGGGGCTCTCCCCGAAGATGCGCTTGAACGCGACTGTCAGGTATTCTGGATACTCGTAGCCCGCGCTCTCCGCGATCGCGCTGATCGGTAGCGAACTGCGCACTAGCAATTCCTTCACCCGCTCCATGCGCACGCGCTCGATTTGCTCGCGAGGGGTTCGTCCCAAAAGCTTGCGAAACTGACGCTCGAGCTGAGTGCGGGCCATCGGGACCTTAGCCAATACGTCCTGCACCGAAATCCCCTTGCAGGCATTGTTCTGGATATAGGTAACTGCAGCCGAGATCTTGGGATCGTCGATCGCCACCAAGTCGGTCGACTGTCTTTTGGCAATTCCCACCGGAGAGACACGCTTCACCAAATCCACCTCCCCGCCTTTCATCAAGCGGTGCAACACCTCCGCCGCTTCGTAGCCTGCCAAGCGCGCGTTCGGCGTCACGCTGGAAAGCGGCGGATCGCAGAGCTCGCAAAGGATCTCGTCGTTGTGAATCCCCAATACCGCCAGATCGTCCGGAGCTCGCAACCCAGCTTCCCGAGCGGCCTCCAAGACTTCCTGCCCGCGAATATCGTAGCAGGCCAGCACTCCCGTACGGGCAGGCAGCGTTTTCAACCATCGGGCCAGCCGTCCAATTTCCGTATCCGGTTTGCTGGCACGGCTGGAGCGGATCCAGGGCCGCTTTCCAGCTTCCTCCAAGATGCTTACGAAATGCTTCTCTCGGACCCGCGACCAGAAAAAGCTTCGGTCCCCGCAAAAGGCAAAGTCCTTGATGCCCAGCTCCTGGAAATGCTCGATAGCGAGGCGTATCACCTTCTCGCTATCCGTTACCACGCGCGGAAACAGGGGTTGCTCCAAGCCGGCGCTCACGTCCACGACCGGTATGCCGAGCCGTTGCAAGGCAGAGCCAATACGTTCGTTCTCCACGCGAGCGATGATCCCGTCGCCCTCCCAGCCATCCAACCAATCCGGCACCACCGCGCCGCGCCCTTGCTCCACTAAGCGGAAGGACCAATGGGCATCGTTGTCGCCCGCCCAAGAATGGATGCCACGCAAGAGCTCCCGTCCGTAGACGTTGGACGTTTCTATCAAAAGGGCGATGCGAGAACGGGTCTGGGGCATAAGAGGGGTCGATCCAGAACACAACGAATCCACCTCGAACTGGCAAGCTTCCATCGACGCAATTCCTCTGATTAATTAAGCAAATGCACATGGATGATTGAACGGCCCAGCGCTACTCTTCGCCGCATGCCCTCCTACAAGATAGCTGTCCTCCCCGGCGACGGAATCGGCCCCGAAGTCATCGGCTCCACCGAATCGGTGCTGAACGCATGCTGCGAAAAATCCCCCGAGCTCACTCTCACTTTCGAGCAATTTTCCGTCGGCGCCGGCGAATACCTCAAAAGCGGCGACCCGCTCCCCGAAGCAACCCTCGAGGCCATCAAGGCCTACGACGCCGTGCTGCTCGGAGCCATGGGGCTTCCTAGCGTACGCTGGCCCAACGGCGTAGAAATGACCCCGCAGATCGACTTGCGCGAGAAGCTCGACCTCTACCAAGGCGTGCGCCCCATCAAGCTTTACCACCATTGTCATAGCCCGCTGCGCGTTCCCGAGGGCAAAACCATCGACTTCGTGCTGATGCGCGAAAACTGCGAAGGCCTCTTTTCCGACCGACTCGAGCCACGCCCCACAGGACGTAACTTCGAAACGGATACAATGAAAATCACCGAGGCCGGAGCCGAACGCATCTGCCGGGCCTCCTTCGAACTGGCCATGACGCGCCGCAAGAAGCTCGCTCTCGTCGACAAGGCCAACGTGCTCCAGTCCATGGCCTTCTTCCGTCGGGTCTTCGAACGGGTTGCCAAGGAGTATCCAGAAGTCGAAACCGAATGCGTCTACGTCGACGCCATGGCTCTTTTCATGGTGCAAGATCCCTACCGATACGACGTCATGGTCACCGAAAACATGTTCGGCGACATCCTCTCGGATCTCGCGGCCGGCCTCGTAGGCGGCATGGGGATGGCCCCATCCGGAGACATCGGCGACAAGTATGGCCTTTTCCAACCTTCCCACGGCTCCGGCCCCACCATCGCCGGCAAAGGCATCGCCAACCCGATCGCCACCATCCTATCCGGCGCCCTCATGCTGCGTTGGCTGGCTGACCCGGCAGCCGTCAGGGCAGCCGAACAAATCGAGGCAGCAGTCGAAAAGACGCTTTCCGATCCTGCGAACCGAACTGTGGACCTCGGCGGCAAAATGACTACCGTCGAAATGACCGATAAAATCATCGAAAACCTGTAAGCTAGGAGCGAGCTTGCTCGCGATACTCGCAACCCAATTCACCCGACATGCCACTAATCGATCTCACCCTTCCCGTCCGTCCAGGAACGCGCGGCGTCGACGTACGCCCGAAGTACCTCTTGGAGCGAGACGGGTGGAACGCGGCAACTTGGGAACTGTACTCGCATTCGGGCACGCACTGCGACGCCCCCATCCACTTCGGAGCCCACCCTATCACCGTCGACCAGATGCCACTGGAGCTCTTCTGCGGACCCGCCTGGGTCGCCCACATCGAAAACGTCAAGCCCAAGCAACTTCTCACGCCAGCCGATCTCGGTCCCGTCCAAGACACCTTCGAGGCCGACGGCTGCCTCCTCCTGCGCACCGGTTGGAGCGAGCACGTGGACAACACCGCAATCTACCGCGACGGCCTACCGCGCATCAGCGACGAGCTCGCGCAATGGTGCATCGACCGCAAAGTGAAGCTCCTGGGAGTGGAGCCGCCCTCGGTGGCCGATGTCAATGATCTACCGGAAGTCACCCGTATCCACAAAACCTTACTCGGTGCCCAAATTACCATCGTCGAAGGACTTTGTAACCTGGACCAGCTACCAGACCGCTGCGACTTCCAAGCCTTTCCACTGAAACTGGAGGCAGGCGATGGATGCCCCGTCCGAGCTGTTGCCACGGTGTAATCAAAAACTCACTACTCACTCTTTACCAATCACTATTCGTCCCCACCCCGCCCCATGCAAAAACGCCATATTCTCGTAGTTGGAACCTTTCTCCTTTCGCTACTGCTCTACATTGACCGCACCTGTATCTCCACCGCCAAGGGTCCGATCGTTGCCGAGTTCGGCTTGAGCGACAAGCAATTCGGCTGGGTGCTATCGGCCTTCGCGCTCGGTTACGCCCTCCTGCAGGCGCCTTCCGGCGCCCTCGCCGACAAGATGGGCTCACGCATGGTCCTCACCACGGTCGTCACCCTTTGGTCCATTTTCACCGGCCTCACCGCTGCCGCTTGGAACCTGGCTTCGCTCGTCATCGTGCGCTTTCTCTTCGGGGCGGGCGAAGCGGGAGCCTTCCCTGGCATGGCCAAGGCCGTCCACTCCTGGATTCCGCAAAAAGAACGCGGCCTCGTAAAGGGGATCAACTTTTCCGCTTCCCGTATCGGCGCCGCCGTTACCATGCCGATCCTGCCGCTAGTCATTACAGCCCTCGGCTGGCATCTAACCTTTGTGGTCCTCATGTTTGTCGGCTTCGTCTGGGCGGCCGCTTGGTGGGTCTGGTTCCGCGACAACCCGGCCGACCACAAGTCGATCTCCCAAGCCGAGCTGGATCTGATCAACGAAAGCCATGCCGCAGAAATCGCCGGCAAGGAAGATACTCCAGACCGCGGCCAAGGCATCAGCTACTTCAACTCCGCCAATATGTGGCTGATGATGGGGCAATACTTCGCCAGCAACTTCACCTTCTTCTTCTGCCTCACATGGCTCTTCCCGTATGTGAAGAACACATACAACCTCAGCTACGAGCAAGCAGGCTTCTACGCTATGGTTCCGCTTCTAGGCGGTGCCCTCGGGAATGTTGTTTCCGGAGCCCTCGTCGACCTGCTCTATAAACTTGGATACAAATCCTGGTCACGCCGTCTCCCTGCTATCATCGGCTTCACCCTCGCTTCCATCGGACTTCTCATGAGCCATGGGCAAGCTGAAGTGTTCGGGGCAGTGCTCTGGCTCACCATCGGTGTCTTCGGCGCCGACATGACTCTCAGTCCTTCTTGGTCCTTCTGTATCGACATCGGCGGCAAGCACGCCGGCAAAATTTCCGGCACCATGAACATGGCAGGCAACCTTGGTTCCTTCTTCGTGGCGCTCGCCTTCCCCTACCTCCAAGCTTGGACAGGCGGCCCCGAAGCCTTCTTCTACATTTGCGCCGGCCTCAACGCCGTAGCCATCCTGCTCTGGATTCTCTCCAACCCCAAGAAACTCATCGCCACCTGATCGCATTACCCCTCGTAGGAAACGGCCTCAAGCCGCGATAACCAATTCACCAAATGAGCGAAAAGAAACTCAAAGGCGTCTGCCTCGGGGCAGGCTACTTCAGCCAATTCCAGTACGAAGCCTGGACCCGCATTCCGGAAGTCGAAATCGTAGCCTGCTGCAATCGCGCCCAAGAAAAGGCCCAGAAAGTGGCTAACCAGTACGGCATTCCCAAAGCCTACGGCTGGGACCAGCTCGAACAAATGTTCGATACCGAGAAGCCGGACTTCGTCGATATCATCACCCCCCCGGAGACGCACCTCGAGGTGGTCGAGCTAGCAGCGAAAAAGGGCATCGCCATCATCTGCCAAAAGCCGCTGGCTCCCACCCTCGAGGAAAGCGAAAAGATCGTAGCCACCGCAGCGAACGCGAAGGTCCCATTCCTCGTGCACGAGAACTGGCGTTGGCAGCCTTGGTACCGAGAGATCAAACGACAGCTGGAGGCGGGCACCATCGGGGATCTCTACTCCATCGCCGTTCGCATGCGCATGGGCGACGGCTGGCCAAAGGACGCTTACCTCGCCCGCCAGCCATTCTTCCGCGACTACCCACGCTTGCTCATCTACGAAACAGGCGTCCACTTTTTGGATACATTCCGTTTCCTGGGTGGCGAAATCTCATCCGTCTACGCTCGCCTTCAACAGCGCAACCCCGACATCAAAGGCGAGGACGCCGGCCAAGTTGTCCTCGGCTTCCAGAACGGCGGCACCGCCATCCTCGACGGCAGCCGTTACAACGAGAGCGAAGCAGAAGACCCGCGATATACCTTCGGTACGGTGCGCATCGACGGTAGCCGAGGTCACATCGAACTCAACTTCGACGGCAGCCTCACGCTTAAGAAATTGGGCGAAGCACCAGTGAAAATTGAATACAAGCACGAGCGAATCAATTTCGCCGGCGACTGCGTCTACAACCTGCAACGCCATTTCGTGGATACCATGCAGTCCGGAGGCAGTTTCGAGAGCACTGGCGAAGATTACCTCAAGTCCGTCGCCCTCGTAGAAGCCTGCTACCAATCCAACGCCACCAACCAAGTCATCAAATTGTAACCATCGATGTAGGGCTGGCGCTTGCGCCACGCCGCAAGTCCCCCCTCGCGCTACGCGGCATGCCGCAAGCGGCAGCCCTACAACCCACCCCCAAATTTAATGAAACACAACGGACTCGATCACTTCGCCATTGCCGTCAAAGACACCGAAGCAGCCCTCAAGATCTGGCGCGACACCATGGGCTTCCCCCTCCTCTACTCGGAGGTCGTCAACGACGGAGCCGTCCGCCTCACCCATCTAGACCTCGGCAACACGCAACTACAGCTCGTCGAACCGCTCGTCGAGGGCCACCCCCTCAACCAATGGATCGCCGATCACGGCGGAGCCGGCCTGCACCATGTGTGTCTCAACGTCGACGATGTCGAAGCGTCTATGAAAGAGTCACCCGTGCCCACCGCCCCCAAGCCCCACCAAGGCACCAAAGGAAAAAAAGCCGTCTTCCTCGACGCTTCAGCCACCGCCGGCTGCATTTGGGAATTGACCGGAAAATGAGCGCTTACCCAGAAGCGGTTCAAGTCCTCGCGAACCTTCCCGCCCCTTGGCCGGAGGAGGCCCTCATCGAAATTCGCCGCAACCTGCGCGAGTCGCCCCGCAAAGTCGTAGTGCTGGACGACGATCCCACCGGCACGCAAACCGTGGAGGACATCACGGTCGTCACCCAATGGGACCTCGATACCCTACGAGAGGCTTTCGCCGAGCAAACGCCCGGCTTCTTCATTCTTACCAACTCTCGAGCCCTCACCGAAACTGGCACCACAGAGCTGCACCGCGAAATCTTGTCCAGTTTGCAAGAGGCCGCCAACGGTCATCCCTACACCCTCGTCAGCCGCAGCGACTCCACTCTTCGCGGCCATTTCCTGGCCGAATCCCAAGTCATCGGCGAATTCAAGGGTCCTTTCGACATGGTGGTTCTCGCGCCTTTCTTCCAAGCAGGCCAACGCTATACGCTCAACGACACCCACTACCTCGTCGACCAAGGCAATTTCATTCCTTGCCACGAGACTCCATTCGCTGAAGACAAGTTTTTTGGATACAAAACCTCTCACCTGCCAAGCTGGGTTGAAGAGAAGACTGCGGGAGCCACCAAGGCTAGCGAAGTCGTCACCATTCCCCTCGAGACCATTCGCAGCAAAGGCCCGGATGGCGTTTTGCAAATCCTGAGCCGAGCCCCAAAAGGTTCCACCTGCATCGTCAACGCCTGCACGCAAAAAGATATGGAAGTCTTCGCAGCAGCAGCCCTGCGCTTCGAAAACACAGGCGCTAGCGTGCTCTACCGAACCGCCGC comes from the Pelagicoccus enzymogenes genome and includes:
- a CDS encoding XylR family transcriptional regulator — protein: MPQTRSRIALLIETSNVYGRELLRGIHSWAGDNDAHWSFRLVEQGRGAVVPDWLDGWEGDGIIARVENERIGSALQRLGIPVVDVSAGLEQPLFPRVVTDSEKVIRLAIEHFQELGIKDFAFCGDRSFFWSRVREKHFVSILEEAGKRPWIRSSRASKPDTEIGRLARWLKTLPARTGVLACYDIRGQEVLEAAREAGLRAPDDLAVLGIHNDEILCELCDPPLSSVTPNARLAGYEAAEVLHRLMKGGEVDLVKRVSPVGIAKRQSTDLVAIDDPKISAAVTYIQNNACKGISVQDVLAKVPMARTQLERQFRKLLGRTPREQIERVRMERVKELLVRSSLPISAIAESAGYEYPEYLTVAFKRIFGESPRDFRAREQR
- a CDS encoding isocitrate/isopropylmalate dehydrogenase family protein; this translates as MPSYKIAVLPGDGIGPEVIGSTESVLNACCEKSPELTLTFEQFSVGAGEYLKSGDPLPEATLEAIKAYDAVLLGAMGLPSVRWPNGVEMTPQIDLREKLDLYQGVRPIKLYHHCHSPLRVPEGKTIDFVLMRENCEGLFSDRLEPRPTGRNFETDTMKITEAGAERICRASFELAMTRRKKLALVDKANVLQSMAFFRRVFERVAKEYPEVETECVYVDAMALFMVQDPYRYDVMVTENMFGDILSDLAAGLVGGMGMAPSGDIGDKYGLFQPSHGSGPTIAGKGIANPIATILSGALMLRWLADPAAVRAAEQIEAAVEKTLSDPANRTVDLGGKMTTVEMTDKIIENL
- a CDS encoding cyclase family protein — encoded protein: MPLIDLTLPVRPGTRGVDVRPKYLLERDGWNAATWELYSHSGTHCDAPIHFGAHPITVDQMPLELFCGPAWVAHIENVKPKQLLTPADLGPVQDTFEADGCLLLRTGWSEHVDNTAIYRDGLPRISDELAQWCIDRKVKLLGVEPPSVADVNDLPEVTRIHKTLLGAQITIVEGLCNLDQLPDRCDFQAFPLKLEAGDGCPVRAVATV
- a CDS encoding MFS transporter codes for the protein MQKRHILVVGTFLLSLLLYIDRTCISTAKGPIVAEFGLSDKQFGWVLSAFALGYALLQAPSGALADKMGSRMVLTTVVTLWSIFTGLTAAAWNLASLVIVRFLFGAGEAGAFPGMAKAVHSWIPQKERGLVKGINFSASRIGAAVTMPILPLVITALGWHLTFVVLMFVGFVWAAAWWVWFRDNPADHKSISQAELDLINESHAAEIAGKEDTPDRGQGISYFNSANMWLMMGQYFASNFTFFFCLTWLFPYVKNTYNLSYEQAGFYAMVPLLGGALGNVVSGALVDLLYKLGYKSWSRRLPAIIGFTLASIGLLMSHGQAEVFGAVLWLTIGVFGADMTLSPSWSFCIDIGGKHAGKISGTMNMAGNLGSFFVALAFPYLQAWTGGPEAFFYICAGLNAVAILLWILSNPKKLIAT
- a CDS encoding Gfo/Idh/MocA family protein translates to MSEKKLKGVCLGAGYFSQFQYEAWTRIPEVEIVACCNRAQEKAQKVANQYGIPKAYGWDQLEQMFDTEKPDFVDIITPPETHLEVVELAAKKGIAIICQKPLAPTLEESEKIVATAANAKVPFLVHENWRWQPWYREIKRQLEAGTIGDLYSIAVRMRMGDGWPKDAYLARQPFFRDYPRLLIYETGVHFLDTFRFLGGEISSVYARLQQRNPDIKGEDAGQVVLGFQNGGTAILDGSRYNESEAEDPRYTFGTVRIDGSRGHIELNFDGSLTLKKLGEAPVKIEYKHERINFAGDCVYNLQRHFVDTMQSGGSFESTGEDYLKSVALVEACYQSNATNQVIKL
- a CDS encoding VOC family protein gives rise to the protein MKHNGLDHFAIAVKDTEAALKIWRDTMGFPLLYSEVVNDGAVRLTHLDLGNTQLQLVEPLVEGHPLNQWIADHGGAGLHHVCLNVDDVEASMKESPVPTAPKPHQGTKGKKAVFLDASATAGCIWELTGK
- a CDS encoding four-carbon acid sugar kinase family protein produces the protein MSAYPEAVQVLANLPAPWPEEALIEIRRNLRESPRKVVVLDDDPTGTQTVEDITVVTQWDLDTLREAFAEQTPGFFILTNSRALTETGTTELHREILSSLQEAANGHPYTLVSRSDSTLRGHFLAESQVIGEFKGPFDMVVLAPFFQAGQRYTLNDTHYLVDQGNFIPCHETPFAEDKFFGYKTSHLPSWVEEKTAGATKASEVVTIPLETIRSKGPDGVLQILSRAPKGSTCIVNACTQKDMEVFAAAALRFENTGASVLYRTAAAFVAARLGIRPPPPLLPEFISNSKERGGLVIVGSYVPKSSEQLSKLLELGELKSFELDVNELLSSQDPASYLLSLGETIEDALDAGEDVVVYTSRGLVFSEAKEQNLDIGARVADALVTLAKNLKSSPGFVIAKGGITSSTIATEALRIRKAQVLGQLVPGVPVWRASEDARFPKIDLVIFPGNVGGPDSLCEAYHKLKRIR